In Sphaerospermopsis torques-reginae ITEP-024, the genomic window CTGTCACGGGGGATGAAACAGCGTTTGAGTTTAGCCCGCACTATCATCCATGAACCGATTTTACTACTTTTAGATGAGCCAGTTTCTGGACTTGATCCCATTGCCAGGATGCAGTTTCGGGAAATTATCAAAGCTTTGCGAGAAGCGGGGATGACAATATTAATTTCTTCCCACGTTCTCAGCGACTTAGCGGAATTATGTACTTCCGTGGGCATTATGGAACTAGGTTTTCTCGTAGAAAGTGCCTCACTGCAAACATTGTACCAACGTTTAGCCCGACAGCAAATTTTTATCTCAACTTTGGGTTTTACACTATTAATTGCTGGAACTTATTTACTGATCAGCGATTTAGCCAAAGAAGAACAAAGAGGTACACTCAATTTTATTCGCCTCAGTCCCCAAACTGAAACCAGTATTTTAACTGGAAAAATGTTAGGAGTACCAAGTTTAATTTATCTGTTTGTACTCACTGCTATTCCTCTACATTTCTGGGCTGGACATTCTGCAAATATCGCTTCTAGCTACATTCTCAGTTACTACGCTGTAATTATAGCCTGTTGCGGTTTCTTTTATAGTGCTGCACTATTATTTGGTTTAGTCAGTCGCTGGTTTAGTAGCTTTCAACCTTGGCTGGGTAGTGGTGGAGTTTTGTTATTCTTGTTCATGACAATGATCATGGCATCAGCTTCTTATAACAATGACTTCAATAACCCTGGTGCTTGGTTTAGATTTTTTAGTCCTTGGGATATTATCGCTTATCTATTTCCTAATTTGTTCCGTATATATAACGGTTCACAATTAGAAAATTGGCAATTTTTCTATTTACCACTTGGCAAAAATGTAGCCAGTTTATTAGGATTTTATTTACTCAATTACGGAATTTGCACTTATGGTTTTTGGCAAGCTATAAAACGGAATTTTGGTAATCCCCAAACTACTATTTTGAGTAAAGGACAAAGTTATTTATTAATGGCTTTTACTCAGTTGATGTTTGTAGGTTTGACTTTGCAAAAAACAGAACCGAAATCAGAGTTAGTGATGTATATGTTAATATTAATAAATGCTGCTTTCATATTCGGTTTAATTTTGATTCTCTCACCTGTGCGGCAAAATATTCAAGACTGGGCAAGATATCGCCACCAAAATAATAGAAATCAATCTCTTTGGCAAGATTTAGTTTGGGGTGAAAAAAGTCCAGCTATTTTAGCAATAGCAATTAATTTAGTGATAGCTGTCACACCTGTAATTATTTGGATGGCTATTGCTTCAGAAAATCCAGAGATCAGCTATTTTGGTAAAACTAAAGCATTATTAGCAGTAGCTTTGTCTATCAGTTTAATGTTGATTTATGCCAGTATTGCTCAGTTAATGTTGTTGATGAAAAATCAAAAGCGTTATGTATGGGCGGTTTTGACTATCATAGCGGCAATTTCTTTACCGCCAATTATTCTTTCTGTCTTGGGTTTAGAACCCTACAAAAATCCTGCTGTATGGTTGTTTTCTACCTTCCCTTGGGCGGGTATTGAAAAATCTAGTATGACGACGATTTTTATGGCGTTGTTAGCTGATTTTACTGTTGTTGCCTTGTTAAATTGGAAGTTGAACAAACAAGTACAGGTTTTGGGTGAGTCTGCAAGTAAGGCTTTATTAGCAGGGCGTTAGGTAATTTTATACTGGGCTGGTTTATACTGGGCTGGGAGTAAAGTGGTTGCAGTTCACCAACACCCAGCCATCTATAATGACTTTGAGGAGATGTTAGGTAGGAGGAAGGGCGGGCAAGATGCCCACCCCACAAGCATGATAGAATTTATAGAGGATGTTTTTATATTTCTGGTTCAACACCTAAAGCACGTAGTTGGGCGATAAGGCGATCGCTTTTTTGCCGTTCTTGTTCGGCTCTTTCATCACCATCCAATAATAAATTACCATCTAAATCCCACCAACGTAACCAAGGTAATTCTACATTTTGATATTCACCCTGCCATAAACCTATTTCAACACCCATCGGTGTAATTGGATAATGTCCCCGTTCATTTACTGGTAATAACTGATATTGTCCACCAATTAATTCATAAACTTCTAGATTGGCTTTAGTCACTTCATAAATACCATAAAAAGCGGGTTTAATTACCTGTTCATAAATCCAAAATTTACCCTGCCAAGGCGTTTTATCTCGTTCTTCTTCACCATTTCCAGAAACAAATTCTAAGGCAATTAATGGTGAAATATATTCTTGCCAAAGGACATAGGAACGGCGAAATTGACCATTTAACAAAGGTGGAACATTGGGAACATAAAACCAATCAGGAGATTCTGCACCGCGTTCTGGGGGGTCAGTAATACGCCAGTAAATTCCTAAATCTTGGCCTATGGTATATTGTCCTTCGGGATGACGTTTTTGTAATACTGGTTTGATGGACTGGGTTAGTAGAATGCTTTGGGGATGTTTTTGCCAGTTTGTACCATTAATTTCTGGGAGTTGGGTATGATCTGGGAGACTGGTTTCTGTGTAGGGGCGGTTGGTTGCAGAGGTCATGGTGTCCTCGCTGGTTGTGAGGTTTGTTTTAGTTTAGCAAGCCAATGCTGATCATTCTCCAACTAATGCTAGTGCTTGATTAATTACACGGTCAGATAAATACATTCCTAGCGATCGCAAATTATTTAAAACTGGTCTTGCTGCTGGTATTTTACCCCGTTGTTTCGCTGTTAATACTAACCCTAATGTTCCACGAACAGGAATTTCTAATACTGCTGCACAACGACGCGCAGCTAGATCATCTACAATTGCTTCTGTACCAGGGTGTGTATATGCCCAAGTCAAAACAGATGATTCACCTTTACCTAAATCCCAAGATTGGATAATTTCAGGAGTTGGGGGTGTTTCTACAACTACTAACCAG contains:
- a CDS encoding Uma2 family endonuclease, with protein sequence MTSATNRPYTETSLPDHTQLPEINGTNWQKHPQSILLTQSIKPVLQKRHPEGQYTIGQDLGIYWRITDPPERGAESPDWFYVPNVPPLLNGQFRRSYVLWQEYISPLIALEFVSGNGEEERDKTPWQGKFWIYEQVIKPAFYGIYEVTKANLEVYELIGGQYQLLPVNERGHYPITPMGVEIGLWQGEYQNVELPWLRWWDLDGNLLLDGDERAEQERQKSDRLIAQLRALGVEPEI
- a CDS encoding DUF3368 domain-containing protein, producing the protein MAERPVINASPLIFLSRGGILDLLQLLGDEILVPSAVAVEIQQRGTSDPTVLALTQTNWLVVVETPPTPEIIQSWDLGKGESSVLTWAYTHPGTEAIVDDLAARRCAAVLEIPVRGTLGLVLTAKQRGKIPAARPVLNNLRSLGMYLSDRVINQALALVGE